The following coding sequences are from one Nicotiana tomentosiformis chromosome 3, ASM39032v3, whole genome shotgun sequence window:
- the LOC138908562 gene encoding uncharacterized protein — protein sequence MGEMLEALEVQKASEVNDSQDLSLYVDAENRSLALDQNQELSNAQNEKMMLMLEAILENEESLALEDLEKGLTQNDEHIRTLEYRMKILVETHYAHQLESVERSQEESDYEKESELYFEESSIEHPPTDSMSVSDAKKNMELESTGANENMVEIDSSSGEKENIKIRENLKFEGLRLHSKHFSTLELHGDMRIELCESIWKCKEEKQEPYILQFAYSKRQNDISHMKARKRKMKKLKFGLIIYLPPHIACGHKLDFKLGAQFISSKWREKW from the coding sequence atgggagaaatgcttgaagctttagaagtccaaaaagcctcggaagtgaatgatagccaagatCTTTCCTTATATGTGGACGCCGAAAATCGttccttggcacttgatcaaaaccaagaactctcaaatgctcaaaatgagaaaatgatgctcatgttggaggccattcttgaaaatgaggagagcttggcactcgaggacttggAAAAAGGCTTGACTCAAAATGATGAGCACATCCGCACTTTGGAATATcgaatgaaaatattggttgagacTCACTATGCCCACCagcttgagagtgtggaaagaagTCAAGAAGAGTCCGACTACGAgaaagaaagtgagctttattttgaggaatcaagtattgaacatccgccaaccgaTTCCATGAGTGTtagtgatgccaagaaaaatatggaattagagtcaaccggtgcaaatgaaaatatggttgagattgactctagttcgggggaaAAAGAGAATATCAAAATTCGggaaaatttgaaatttgaaggcttgaggttgcattccaagcatttttcaaCCTTGGAATTGCATGGTGATATGCGAATTGAGCTGTGCGAATCCATATGGAAGTGCAAAGAAGAAAAGCAAGAGCCATACATTTTGCAATTTGCATATTCAAAAAGGCAAAATGACATTTCTCACATGAAAGCCAGGAAacgcaaaatgaagaaattaaagtttggcttgatcattTACTTACCACCCCACATTGCTTGTGGTCACAAGCTTGATTTCAAGTTAGGTGCCCAGTTCATATCgtccaagtggcgagaaaagtggtaa